TCCCCCAGGCAGCAGCCCCACTCAGGAGAAAATCACTCAGCCACAGACGCAGAAGCCCTGCCCCGCCCTGCCGGCGGATCCTCTCCAGTTGGTGCGGGGCTGGGGCCCGGGTCACTCGTACTgcaggagagagaagaagggCACAGCCCCCAGCTTCTCTCTGCCCTTCAGAGAGGTCAGCTCCACCAGGCTCACGCACTCCAGCACCTGGGCCTGCAGCTGGCCCAGCAGCTCACAGGCCGCACGCATGgttcctggggagggagggaggggtggtgtGGAGATGAGCCCTGGGAAGCAGGAGTGCCGAgacccattccccacccccaccggACCCTGACGCCAGGCCAGGCCCGTTGGGGGAAGATCCTCACCGCCAGTGGCGAGCAGATCATCCACAACCACCACCTTCTGCCCTGGCTCCAGGGCGTCTCTCTGGATCTCCAGCTCAGCCTGCAGATGAAAGCGGGCACGTGATCTACGAGCTTCCCCGGAACGGCCTTATGCGGAACTGACAAGGGGCCACCCCCTGGGCCCCAGTTCCAACCCACCCTGTCTCCTGGCTCTGTCAGCCTGGCCCAGCTTCTCAGTCTCTCTGAGTTCCCATGTCCACTCCAACCAACCACGGCAGCTGCACTGGAGTCCACGACTCTCCTTTTGGGAATGGAGGGTCCACAGAGGCAGCCCCCAGCCTTCTCACCTTCCCGTATTCCAGTGCGTATGAGGCACACACAGTGGGGCCTGGCAGCTTCCCTCGCTTCCGGATGAGAATGCAGCCCAAGCCCAGCTCCTGGGCCAGGGAGGGACCAAACAGGAAGCCACGGGAGTCTAGGCCTGTCGGCGAGACCTGGGGTGTTGGGGGGCAGCCGCGTGGTACAGCAGCATTGGGGTCCCCATGGGTCAGGGCTGAACAGTGACAAGTAGCCATCACAACACAGGACACACAGCCTTGTTGCCTCCAGATGAAAGACCAATGACATTCATCCACTTTGGGAATGTGGACAGATCACCTACCACACAGGGACTGCTAGGTGCTAGAGAGGCCAGGAGCTGGGCAGGAGCCACTCCGCACACAGCAGCGTAAATAGCTGTGTGGCCTCGGGTAAGTCACCTGACCTCTCTCCAAAGCTCAGCTGCTCACCAGTGGCTGGTGGTACCTGAAGTGCCCTTAGCAGACGGTTCAGCGTCTGCCCCAGGAGCTTCTAGTCCAGAAGGAGAGGCAGTGACTGCGCCGGCCACCTCCGGGGGTGGACTGAGCTGTGATGGAAGAACTCAAGGGCCTCTTCCCCACGTAGGAGTGTGGTTAGGGAGGGAGAGCTTCTGAAGGGAAGAATCCTCTGCAGGACTCGACCAATTGGAGCCCTCCAGCCTCCAGGGCAGTGCTGTGGCCCCTCAGGGTATCCAAGAACCAGGGAGGATCAGGGGTGGGGCTCTCAAAGAGAAATAGGACCTGCGCCAGGATCTTCCACGATCTCCTGGGTTTTCCTAAAACCCACCACTGGGTACAGGACCTGGGTACAGGACCTGGCACACGGCAGGCGCTCAATAGCCGCCGGTAAAACAAGAAAGCATGCTTGGCCCAGTGGATTCTGGTCAGACACCCCCTGGGGAAATTCAGCTCTGGGGCCCCACCTGTCGTGCCTGCCCTCAGCCCCACCGCCGGCACCCACCCAGCAGAGGCGTTCCCCGGACGCTGGAGGGGCCTGTCGCCCCTCTCACGGCTGCAAAGTCG
This genomic window from Mesoplodon densirostris isolate mMesDen1 chromosome 19, mMesDen1 primary haplotype, whole genome shotgun sequence contains:
- the APRT gene encoding adenine phosphoribosyltransferase, yielding MADFELQLVAQRIRSFPDFPVPGVLFRDISPVLKHPDSFRASISLLANHLKKAHGGRIDYIAGLDSRGFLFGPSLAQELGLGCILIRKRGKLPGPTVCASYALEYGKAELEIQRDALEPGQKVVVVDDLLATGGTMRAACELLGQLQAQVLECVSLVELTSLKGREKLGAVPFFSLLQYE